The following proteins come from a genomic window of Paucidesulfovibrio gracilis DSM 16080:
- a CDS encoding arsenate reductase ArsC: protein MQESVRILFLCTGNSCRSQMAEGFARALRPELTAFSAGVVARGLDPLAVEVMAEAGVDISGQTSKRLEELSEETFDYVVTLCGHAKEHCPFFPGRTRRVHKGFDDPPELARSAADRAETMQVYRRVRDEIRDWVMGLPGNLDDEAGQA, encoded by the coding sequence ATGCAAGAGTCGGTTCGTATTTTATTTCTCTGCACGGGTAACTCCTGCCGCAGCCAGATGGCCGAGGGATTTGCCAGGGCGTTGCGGCCGGAATTGACCGCTTTTTCCGCCGGAGTGGTGGCGCGCGGGCTGGATCCACTGGCCGTTGAGGTCATGGCCGAGGCGGGCGTGGATATCTCGGGCCAAACCTCTAAGCGACTGGAGGAGCTGTCCGAAGAGACGTTTGATTATGTGGTCACGCTCTGCGGACACGCCAAGGAGCACTGTCCTTTTTTCCCGGGCAGGACCAGGCGCGTACACAAGGGGTTTGACGATCCACCGGAACTGGCCCGCTCCGCCGCAGACCGGGCGGAAACCATGCAGGTCTATCGCCGGGTTCGGGATGAAATTCGGGATTGGGTCATGGGCCTGCCCGGGAATCTGGACGACGAGGCGGGCCAGGCATAG
- a CDS encoding arsenate reductase ArsC, which produces MSKVRVLFICNHNSARSQMAEALLQRFGGEEFEVESAGLEPTQINPLVVEVMQEEGIDLSEKRTQSVFDLFRAGRLYDYVITVCDDEQEKKCPVFPGVANRWHWPFPDPAKVTGSHEEKLAQVRAIRESIKERVRNPFTGSFRTDSPFSE; this is translated from the coding sequence ATGAGCAAGGTACGTGTCCTGTTCATTTGCAACCACAACAGCGCCCGCAGCCAGATGGCCGAGGCGCTGCTGCAACGTTTCGGCGGCGAGGAATTCGAGGTGGAGAGCGCGGGGTTGGAACCTACGCAGATCAATCCCTTGGTGGTGGAGGTCATGCAGGAGGAAGGCATTGACCTGTCCGAAAAGCGTACCCAATCCGTGTTTGATCTGTTTCGCGCCGGGCGGCTCTATGATTATGTGATCACGGTGTGCGATGACGAGCAGGAAAAGAAGTGTCCGGTTTTCCCGGGCGTGGCCAATCGTTGGCACTGGCCGTTTCCCGATCCGGCCAAGGTGACCGGGTCGCATGAGGAAAAACTCGCCCAGGTGCGCGCCATTCGCGAGAGCATCAAGGAGCGGGTCCGCAATCCCTTTACCGGATCGTTTCGGACGGACAGCCCGTTTTCGGAGTAG
- a CDS encoding CheR family methyltransferase, giving the protein MELTANDFNDLRRYIYELCGLHIPDTKEYLITQRLGSLLAATGAESWREFYEFLLRDGTSKLRNDIISAITTNETSFFRDQHPFESFREHILPELCKTVIKRQLRGDKRPVRIWSAAASTGQEPLTLAMIIREHLERNPGNGLRAEDFSILATDISARALARAITGEYSEFELSRGLPENFRKYFTPRAGRFKAAPELQQMVEFRQFNLLADYSDLGSFETVFCRNVLIYFDQETKRTIVTRFRDVLRPRGHLVLGSTESVYGLSDDFEQLRLGKAILYRLRQAEPALG; this is encoded by the coding sequence ATGGAGTTGACTGCCAATGATTTCAATGACCTGCGCCGCTATATTTATGAGCTGTGCGGGTTGCACATCCCGGATACCAAAGAATATTTGATCACCCAGCGGTTGGGATCGCTCCTGGCCGCCACCGGGGCGGAATCCTGGCGCGAATTCTACGAGTTCTTGCTGCGCGACGGCACGTCCAAACTGCGCAACGACATCATCTCCGCCATCACTACCAATGAAACCAGCTTCTTCCGCGACCAGCACCCCTTTGAGTCCTTTCGGGAGCACATTCTTCCGGAACTGTGCAAAACAGTGATCAAGCGGCAGTTGCGCGGAGACAAGCGGCCCGTGCGGATTTGGTCCGCTGCCGCGTCCACGGGGCAGGAGCCGCTGACCCTGGCCATGATCATCCGCGAACATCTGGAACGGAATCCTGGAAACGGGCTGCGCGCCGAGGATTTTTCCATCCTGGCCACGGACATTTCCGCCCGGGCGTTGGCCCGCGCCATCACCGGGGAATATTCCGAATTCGAACTTTCCCGCGGTCTGCCGGAGAATTTTCGGAAATACTTCACCCCCCGGGCCGGTCGCTTCAAGGCAGCCCCGGAGTTGCAGCAGATGGTGGAGTTCCGGCAGTTCAATCTGCTTGCCGACTATTCCGATTTGGGCAGCTTTGAAACGGTCTTTTGTCGTAACGTACTGATTTATTTCGACCAGGAAACCAAGCGCACCATTGTAACGCGGTTCCGCGACGTGTTGCGTCCCCGGGGACATCTGGTGCTCGGTTCCACTGAGAGCGTGTACGGCCTTTCCGACGATTTCGAGCAGCTTCGGCTGGGCAAGGCGATTCTGTATCGCTTGCGCCAGGCCGAACCCGCCCTGGGCTGA
- the argC gene encoding N-acetyl-gamma-glutamyl-phosphate reductase, translated as MSNRIPVGLVGVTGYTGMELARILAGHPGLELVSVTSRKEAGKRLEDIYPFLRGTGPGALEISLPSPRELASRCRLVFLAVPHKTAMEMADALLCENVKVVDLSADFRINDKAVYEQWYATEHTRAHRLEEAVYGLPELYREEIVSADLVANPGCYPTSAILGLCPVLARGLVETDGIVIDSKSGTSGAGRKAKVGSLFCEVHDSFRAYGLGTHRHTPEIEQELSKAAGASLTVSFNTHLLPIDRGILSTIYTRLRPGTDLETVRAAYGEQYHGEPWVRVLPEGTLPETRWVRGTNFCDIGVVLDSRTNRLIILAAIDNLCRGASGQAVVNANLMLGLEPAAGLQAAPLMP; from the coding sequence ATGAGCAATCGGATTCCCGTGGGATTGGTGGGCGTCACCGGCTACACGGGCATGGAATTGGCCCGGATTCTGGCCGGGCATCCCGGCCTGGAACTCGTCAGCGTCACGTCCCGCAAGGAAGCGGGCAAGCGGCTGGAGGATATCTATCCGTTCCTGCGCGGCACCGGACCGGGCGCCCTGGAAATCAGCCTGCCCAGCCCCCGGGAACTGGCCTCCCGCTGCCGACTCGTCTTTCTGGCCGTGCCACATAAGACAGCCATGGAAATGGCCGACGCCCTGCTCTGCGAAAACGTCAAGGTCGTGGACCTCTCCGCGGACTTCCGCATCAATGACAAGGCCGTGTATGAACAGTGGTACGCCACGGAGCACACCCGCGCCCACCGCCTGGAAGAGGCCGTGTACGGCCTGCCCGAGCTGTACCGCGAGGAAATCGTTTCAGCGGATCTGGTGGCCAACCCCGGCTGCTACCCCACGTCGGCCATCCTCGGTCTCTGCCCGGTATTGGCCCGGGGATTGGTGGAAACGGACGGGATCGTCATTGATTCCAAATCCGGCACCTCGGGGGCGGGACGCAAGGCCAAGGTCGGCTCCCTGTTTTGCGAGGTGCACGACTCGTTCCGCGCCTATGGCCTGGGAACGCACCGCCACACCCCGGAGATCGAACAGGAATTGTCCAAGGCGGCGGGGGCGTCGCTGACCGTGTCCTTTAACACGCACTTGCTGCCCATCGACCGGGGGATTTTGAGCACCATCTATACCCGGCTGCGCCCGGGGACGGATCTGGAGACGGTACGCGCCGCCTATGGTGAACAATATCACGGTGAACCCTGGGTGCGTGTGCTGCCTGAGGGAACCCTGCCCGAAACCCGCTGGGTGCGCGGCACGAATTTCTGCGACATCGGCGTGGTGCTGGATTCCCGAACCAATCGGCTGATCATTCTGGCCGCCATCGACAACCTGTGCCGGGGAGCGTCCGGGCAGGCCGTGGTCAACGCCAACCTGATGCTCGGGCTGGAACCGGCCGCCGGACTGCAGGCTGCCCCGCTCATGCCCTAG
- a CDS encoding DUF1844 domain-containing protein: MSDEKTCKDYLKGMPLPEVDFKTFLMSLSSSALVALGETEDPGTGRTEYMPHIAKHTIDIIAMLQQKFEQGLTDEESRLLCEMLYNLRMKYVNKSK, encoded by the coding sequence ATGAGCGACGAAAAAACGTGCAAGGATTATTTAAAGGGCATGCCCTTGCCGGAAGTGGACTTCAAAACCTTTTTGATGTCGTTGTCCTCCTCGGCATTGGTGGCCCTGGGGGAAACCGAGGACCCGGGTACCGGACGGACGGAATACATGCCGCATATCGCCAAGCATACCATCGACATCATCGCCATGCTGCAACAGAAGTTCGAACAGGGGCTGACCGACGAGGAAAGCCGTCTCCTGTGCGAAATGCTGTATAACCTGCGCATGAAATACGTGAACAAGTCCAAGTAG
- a CDS encoding chemotaxis protein CheV, whose protein sequence is MDNTRDAQGILLESGTNEVEILEFFLGGQSYGINVSKILQIISFEEERFTRTPDADPAMPGVLLWREKTLPFIDLYAALNVRHRDDVERPIALVTEFNDLTCSFLTDGVNRIHRIGWDKIDPLDGYMNQFSSHFTGSVHVGDKDVLLVDFEYLVANFFPETKLDSDSQMALPEEATPEMRSGKHVVLAEDSPFIRHTILTILQQSGYTDVQPFENGLAASEYLNAKKKQAEEQNIPVGDMVNLIITDIEMPQLDGLTLCRRIKEDPFYGQTPVIIFSSLINEQMAVKCREVGADAFITKPRMVQLVGTLDNLLFELAPAEDQGEPPSGTA, encoded by the coding sequence ATGGACAATACCAGGGACGCCCAGGGCATTTTGCTGGAAAGCGGCACCAACGAAGTTGAAATTTTGGAGTTTTTCCTTGGCGGGCAGAGCTATGGGATCAATGTTTCCAAAATTTTACAAATCATCTCCTTTGAGGAGGAGCGCTTCACCCGGACGCCCGACGCGGACCCGGCCATGCCCGGCGTGTTGCTCTGGCGCGAAAAAACCCTCCCGTTCATCGACCTCTACGCGGCCCTGAACGTACGCCACCGCGACGACGTGGAACGGCCCATCGCCCTGGTCACGGAATTCAACGACCTGACATGCAGTTTTCTCACCGATGGCGTGAACCGCATCCACCGCATCGGCTGGGACAAAATCGACCCGCTGGACGGGTATATGAACCAGTTCTCGTCGCACTTCACCGGGTCCGTGCATGTGGGCGACAAAGACGTGCTCCTGGTGGACTTTGAATACCTGGTGGCCAACTTCTTCCCGGAAACCAAGCTGGATTCGGACTCGCAAATGGCCCTGCCCGAGGAGGCCACCCCGGAAATGCGCTCGGGAAAACACGTGGTGCTTGCCGAGGATTCCCCGTTCATCCGGCACACCATCCTGACCATTCTCCAGCAATCCGGGTACACGGACGTCCAGCCCTTTGAAAACGGCCTTGCCGCCAGCGAGTACCTGAACGCCAAGAAAAAGCAGGCCGAGGAGCAAAACATCCCGGTAGGCGACATGGTGAACCTGATCATCACGGACATTGAAATGCCCCAGCTGGACGGTCTGACCCTCTGCCGACGCATCAAGGAAGATCCCTTCTACGGGCAGACCCCGGTGATCATCTTCAGTTCCCTGATCAATGAGCAAATGGCCGTGAAATGCCGCGAGGTGGGGGCCGATGCCTTCATCACCAAGCCCCGCATGGTGCAGCTGGTGGGGACGCTGGACAATCTGCTTTTTGAGCTGGCTCCCGCCGAAGACCAGGGGGAACCCCCGTCCGGCACCGCCTAG
- a CDS encoding TIGR01212 family radical SAM protein (This family includes YhcC from E. coli K-12, an uncharacterized radical SAM protein.) yields MNQHTPYLALSAYLRARFGERVQKIPLDAGFFCPNRDGTLSRTGCTFCNARGSGSGLLAQGMDLADQWEHWRARLGKRYKARLFLAYLQSFSNTYGPLEKLQNSLDQIRDLPGRVGLCIGTRPDCLDAAKLDLLAQVEGETWLDLGLQSSNDHTLQRINRGHDAACFAAAAEAAAQRGLKVCAHLIGGLPGEGPEDFLRSVRFLDALPVAGVKFHNLYVCRNTPLERELAGGGLELWDKRTYVQSVCRALGLLRPDIVIHRLNGDPAPGELVAPAWAADKQTLRNEIHDELERLGLRQGGGA; encoded by the coding sequence ATGAATCAGCATACCCCGTATCTCGCTCTTTCCGCGTATCTGCGCGCCCGATTCGGGGAACGCGTGCAAAAGATTCCGCTGGACGCGGGCTTTTTTTGTCCCAACCGGGACGGCACGCTTTCCCGCACGGGCTGTACGTTTTGCAACGCCCGGGGGTCCGGTTCCGGGCTGCTGGCCCAGGGCATGGATCTGGCCGACCAGTGGGAACATTGGCGCGCCCGTCTGGGCAAGCGATACAAGGCCCGGCTCTTTCTTGCGTATCTGCAATCCTTTTCCAATACCTACGGACCGTTGGAGAAGCTGCAAAACAGTCTTGACCAGATTCGCGATCTGCCCGGACGGGTGGGGCTGTGCATCGGCACACGGCCGGACTGTCTGGACGCGGCCAAGTTGGATCTGCTGGCGCAGGTGGAGGGGGAAACCTGGCTGGATCTGGGCTTGCAGAGCAGCAACGACCACACCCTGCAACGCATCAACCGGGGGCATGATGCGGCCTGCTTTGCCGCAGCCGCTGAAGCGGCCGCACAGCGCGGACTGAAGGTCTGCGCGCATCTCATCGGTGGGTTGCCCGGGGAAGGGCCGGAGGATTTTTTACGCAGCGTCCGGTTCCTCGACGCCCTGCCCGTGGCCGGGGTCAAGTTCCACAATTTGTACGTCTGCCGCAACACGCCCCTGGAACGGGAGCTGGCAGGCGGCGGATTGGAATTGTGGGATAAGCGGACCTATGTGCAGAGCGTGTGCCGCGCTTTGGGGCTGCTTCGGCCCGACATCGTGATTCACCGGCTCAACGGCGATCCCGCGCCCGGGGAGCTGGTTGCTCCGGCCTGGGCCGCGGACAAGCAGACCCTGCGCAACGAGATCCACGACGAACTGGAGCGGCTCGGACTGCGCCAGGGCGGCGGAGCGTAG
- a CDS encoding rod shape-determining protein: protein MKVFDKFVGSFSTDLAIDLGTANTLVYVKGKGVLLSEPSVVAVKKDSRGGKTVLAVGAEAKKMLGRTPGNIVAIRPMKDGVIADFEVTEAMLRHFIAKVHNSRRLVRPRIMICVPTGITQVEKRAVRESAQSAGAREVYLIEEPMAAAIGADLPITEPTSNMVVDIGGGTTEIAVISLSGIVYAKSVRIGGDKMDEAIMQYVKRKYNMLIGESTAEEIKMTVGSAYPVDGEREMEIKGRDLVTGIPQNRTVNDEEVREAIAEQVDGIVQGVRIALEQTPPELAADIVDRGIVLTGGGALLNGLDALLQHETQLPITVVDDPLTAVVLGSGRALDNIDLYREICSD from the coding sequence ATGAAAGTTTTCGACAAATTTGTAGGCTCGTTTTCAACGGATCTCGCCATCGACCTGGGGACGGCCAATACGCTGGTGTATGTGAAAGGCAAGGGAGTGTTGCTCTCCGAACCTTCCGTGGTTGCCGTGAAAAAAGACTCACGCGGAGGCAAGACCGTCCTGGCCGTGGGTGCCGAAGCCAAAAAAATGCTCGGCCGCACTCCCGGCAACATCGTGGCCATCCGGCCCATGAAGGACGGCGTCATTGCGGACTTTGAAGTCACTGAAGCCATGTTGCGCCACTTCATCGCCAAAGTCCACAACTCCCGCCGTCTGGTGCGCCCCCGGATCATGATCTGCGTACCCACGGGCATCACCCAGGTGGAAAAACGGGCCGTGCGCGAATCCGCGCAGTCCGCCGGCGCCCGCGAGGTCTACCTCATTGAGGAACCCATGGCCGCGGCCATTGGCGCGGACCTGCCCATCACCGAACCCACCTCCAATATGGTGGTGGACATCGGCGGCGGCACCACGGAAATCGCGGTCATCTCCCTTTCCGGCATCGTCTATGCCAAAAGCGTACGCATCGGCGGCGACAAGATGGACGAAGCCATCATGCAGTACGTCAAACGCAAGTACAACATGCTCATCGGAGAATCCACGGCCGAGGAAATCAAGATGACCGTCGGCTCGGCCTACCCCGTGGACGGCGAACGCGAAATGGAAATCAAGGGACGCGATCTGGTCACGGGCATCCCCCAAAACCGCACCGTCAACGATGAGGAAGTACGCGAGGCCATTGCCGAACAGGTGGATGGCATTGTGCAGGGAGTGCGCATCGCCCTGGAACAGACCCCGCCGGAACTGGCTGCGGACATCGTGGACCGGGGCATCGTGCTCACGGGCGGCGGCGCTCTGCTCAACGGCCTGGACGCCCTGCTCCAACACGAAACCCAGCTGCCCATTACCGTGGTGGATGATCCGCTCACGGCCGTGGTGCTCGGATCGGGCCGCGCCCTGGACAATATCGACCTCTACCGCGAAATTTGCTCGGACTAG
- the mreC gene encoding rod shape-determining protein MreC has protein sequence MRPRRLAVIALAGLFLYLALYTWNLRTGHLDALTSVTGLEVTGWALQPGRWIADKTSDAWHQYAFLVGVERENERLRQELDRIALENVALREQAAATRRLERLLRFHPPKGWTTEGVRVVAQRMGPAAALESILVDKGMFSGVADDMPLVTTRGVVGRVMESGVSISQVLLLTDVNSAVAVVGQEHRTKGVAFGRGPGKELAIRYMNINAELQPGELLVTSGMDGIFPKGLPVAVITRVDRSELSLFLDVSARPLVDVRELEEALLMRPAVKATGGH, from the coding sequence GTGAGGCCGCGCCGGCTCGCCGTCATCGCCCTGGCCGGGTTGTTTCTCTACCTGGCCCTCTACACCTGGAACCTGCGGACCGGGCATCTTGACGCACTCACGTCAGTGACCGGACTGGAGGTAACGGGCTGGGCCTTGCAGCCGGGCCGCTGGATCGCGGACAAAACCTCCGACGCCTGGCATCAGTATGCCTTTCTTGTGGGCGTGGAGAGGGAAAACGAACGCCTGCGCCAAGAGCTGGACCGCATCGCCCTGGAAAACGTCGCCCTGCGCGAACAGGCCGCGGCAACACGACGGTTGGAACGGCTGCTGCGCTTCCACCCCCCCAAAGGCTGGACCACGGAAGGCGTGCGCGTTGTGGCGCAACGAATGGGACCGGCCGCCGCCCTGGAAAGCATCCTGGTGGACAAAGGCATGTTCAGCGGCGTTGCCGACGACATGCCCCTGGTCACCACCCGGGGCGTGGTGGGCCGCGTCATGGAAAGCGGCGTTTCCATTTCGCAGGTGCTTCTGCTCACGGACGTGAACAGCGCCGTGGCCGTGGTGGGCCAGGAACACCGCACCAAGGGCGTGGCCTTCGGCCGCGGCCCGGGCAAGGAGCTGGCCATCCGGTATATGAACATCAACGCGGAACTGCAGCCCGGCGAACTGCTGGTCACCTCGGGCATGGACGGCATCTTCCCCAAAGGCCTGCCCGTGGCCGTGATCACCCGCGTGGACCGCTCCGAACTTTCCCTGTTCCTGGATGTCTCGGCCCGTCCGCTGGTGGATGTGCGCGAACTGGAAGAGGCGTTGCTCATGCGTCCGGCGGTCAAGGCCACCGGAGGGCATTGA
- the mrdA gene encoding penicillin-binding protein 2: MSGLLSPQDKEPPRHGQLLLQLLVLLLFGLFTLRFWYLQVHEGREFARKARANQLRQEHVYAPRGLIRARDGELLATNEPAYALGIVREECQDVEATLDMVSRWLDLDRKKVERVYLRGRGKVKPFEPLIISQDLSFEQVAAVEANKLRWPGLEILVRSRRNYAFGELFCHVLGYVAEANENELEADPGLSLGDHVGKLGLEQVLEPQLRGVKGVREFEVDVTGRRMAEVNTQPPEAGQDVTLSIDLGLQQLVHDAMQGKEGVVVVMDSDTGQIMALVSAPTFDANHFTGGISTKEWRALSDDPMHPLLNRVTQSAYPPGSVFKLVMAGCGLHENMLNPSETVFCPGYLKLGSHTFRCWRRGGHGNVNLRRALVESCDVYFYRLGMKLGVDRISKFSFAAGFGKPTGIDLPHEKGGNIPTREWKEKTFGERWQKGEDLNFSIGQGYTLVTPLQVARYISALINGGKLLKPQLLADAPPEVQSDVPLDEYQRMLIKSAMVHTVVDPSGTCWRARTPGVTVGAKTGTAQVTRLTDELKAMKDHEIPYRLRDHAWMAGFGERDGRRYAVVVMVEHGLHGSSGAGPVVKACLDYLFPRAKRGHR, from the coding sequence ATGAGCGGACTGCTTAGCCCCCAGGACAAGGAACCACCCCGTCACGGGCAATTGCTGCTGCAACTGCTTGTCCTGCTGCTGTTCGGCCTGTTCACGCTCCGGTTCTGGTACCTTCAGGTGCATGAGGGCCGGGAGTTTGCCCGCAAGGCGCGGGCCAACCAGCTCCGCCAGGAACACGTCTACGCTCCGCGCGGACTCATCCGGGCGCGAGACGGGGAGCTGCTGGCCACCAACGAACCCGCCTATGCCCTGGGCATCGTGCGCGAGGAATGCCAGGACGTGGAAGCCACTCTGGACATGGTCAGCCGCTGGCTGGACCTGGACCGGAAAAAGGTGGAGCGCGTCTACCTCCGCGGCCGGGGCAAGGTCAAACCATTCGAGCCGCTGATCATCAGCCAGGATTTGAGCTTTGAACAAGTGGCCGCTGTGGAGGCCAACAAACTCCGCTGGCCCGGGCTGGAAATCCTGGTCCGCTCCCGCCGCAACTATGCCTTTGGGGAACTGTTTTGCCATGTGCTCGGCTACGTGGCCGAGGCCAATGAAAACGAATTGGAAGCCGATCCCGGGCTTTCCCTGGGCGACCACGTGGGCAAGCTCGGGCTGGAACAGGTCTTGGAACCGCAGTTGCGCGGGGTCAAGGGCGTACGCGAATTCGAAGTGGACGTGACCGGCCGCCGCATGGCCGAGGTGAACACCCAGCCCCCCGAGGCCGGGCAGGATGTGACCCTGTCCATCGACCTGGGTCTGCAGCAGCTCGTGCACGACGCCATGCAAGGCAAGGAAGGCGTGGTGGTGGTCATGGATTCCGACACCGGCCAGATCATGGCCCTGGTCAGTGCGCCCACTTTTGACGCGAACCATTTTACCGGCGGCATCAGTACCAAGGAATGGCGCGCCCTTTCCGATGACCCCATGCACCCCCTGCTCAACCGGGTCACACAGTCCGCCTACCCGCCGGGTTCGGTGTTCAAGCTGGTCATGGCCGGATGCGGCCTGCACGAAAACATGCTCAATCCCTCGGAAACGGTCTTTTGTCCCGGGTATCTGAAACTCGGCAGCCACACCTTTCGCTGCTGGCGACGCGGCGGACACGGCAACGTGAACCTGCGCCGCGCCCTGGTGGAGTCCTGCGACGTCTATTTTTACCGCCTGGGCATGAAGCTGGGCGTGGACCGCATCAGCAAATTCTCGTTTGCCGCGGGGTTTGGCAAGCCCACGGGCATTGACCTGCCCCATGAAAAGGGCGGCAACATCCCCACCCGGGAATGGAAGGAAAAAACCTTTGGCGAACGCTGGCAAAAAGGCGAGGATTTAAACTTTTCCATCGGCCAGGGCTATACGCTGGTCACCCCGCTTCAGGTGGCGCGCTACATTTCCGCCCTGATCAACGGCGGCAAGCTGCTCAAACCGCAACTGCTGGCCGACGCACCACCCGAGGTGCAAAGCGATGTCCCCCTGGACGAATATCAACGCATGCTGATCAAAAGCGCCATGGTGCATACCGTGGTGGACCCCTCCGGCACCTGCTGGCGCGCCCGCACGCCCGGCGTGACCGTGGGAGCCAAAACCGGCACGGCGCAGGTCACCCGGCTCACGGACGAACTCAAGGCCATGAAGGATCATGAAATCCCCTACCGGCTGCGCGACCACGCCTGGATGGCCGGATTCGGCGAACGGGACGGGCGGCGCTACGCCGTGGTGGTCATGGTGGAGCATGGCCTGCACGGATCCTCGGGTGCCGGTCCGGTGGTCAAGGCCTGTCTGGATTACCTGTTTCCCCGCGCCAAGCGCGGACATCGGTAG